Proteins from a genomic interval of Candidatus Margulisiibacteriota bacterium:
- a CDS encoding alpha-amylase family glycosyl hydrolase, which produces MMNVQASSSWIKRGPLYQVVTKDWVDPKGRLSNFAFIARHLEAREAASVQTIWLSGVAKNEAFGTTPYSIIDPFAVEEAYGTVSELRRLIDSAHDHGIYVINDYIGNHLSQKSPYVDLHPGWFLRDERGSLVTGTDLRGAWSFDDTYQLDFLNPEVRDYLFRLGRHWLDFGFDGLRIDAPFALFKDRMEYNWYNGRRGDLDLLYPSEFLEEFTASMRQAHPGAAFLAEALDQHQRFWDCGIDLALDGNFIFTLCDVLLGQNGKTPGDFGEYLRDSLSCPLLHQTVHFKDGHDIRDPEHSSDGLGKPRNLDAGESLLAAALMVAMPGVPAFFNGEFEAVLGYPYLRGRVVPINWDLVDIKMAYRYLELMDLSKLPLFRQGRSMFVGSSNPNISAFARQWEDQTAVIAANLASGPDHMSDRTWGYLDVRGLGIPGNGQFTLVDMATNSILAKPRASEVHANGLLVALYPRQAQIIGVLSGH; this is translated from the coding sequence ATGATGAATGTTCAAGCTTCATCTTCCTGGATAAAACGCGGGCCTCTTTATCAGGTCGTGACAAAGGATTGGGTCGACCCCAAAGGAAGGCTTTCAAATTTTGCCTTCATAGCAAGACATCTTGAGGCGCGTGAGGCAGCCAGCGTCCAGACCATCTGGCTAAGCGGGGTCGCCAAAAACGAGGCATTTGGGACCACTCCCTACAGTATAATCGATCCTTTTGCGGTGGAAGAAGCTTATGGGACCGTTTCTGAGCTGAGGCGGCTGATAGATTCGGCTCACGACCACGGTATCTATGTGATAAACGACTATATAGGCAATCATCTGTCCCAAAAAAGCCCGTATGTGGACCTGCACCCGGGATGGTTCTTAAGGGATGAGCGCGGCAGCCTTGTCACCGGAACCGACCTTAGAGGCGCATGGAGCTTTGATGACACCTACCAGCTAGATTTTTTAAACCCGGAGGTGCGGGACTATCTATTTCGTCTGGGAAGGCACTGGCTGGATTTCGGGTTCGACGGCCTCAGGATAGATGCGCCATTTGCCCTTTTTAAGGACCGGATGGAATACAACTGGTACAACGGGCGCCGCGGGGACCTGGACCTCTTGTACCCCTCCGAATTCCTGGAGGAATTCACGGCTTCAATGAGGCAGGCGCATCCCGGGGCGGCATTTCTTGCAGAAGCCCTGGACCAGCACCAGAGGTTTTGGGATTGCGGAATAGACCTTGCGCTTGACGGAAATTTTATCTTTACGCTTTGTGATGTTTTGCTGGGGCAGAACGGAAAAACTCCGGGAGACTTTGGGGAATACCTCAGAGACTCTCTGTCCTGCCCCCTACTCCACCAGACGGTGCATTTTAAGGACGGACACGATATCAGGGACCCCGAGCACTCAAGCGACGGGCTTGGAAAACCTAGAAATCTTGATGCAGGCGAATCCCTGCTTGCTGCAGCGCTGATGGTGGCTATGCCTGGAGTTCCGGCCTTCTTTAACGGAGAATTCGAAGCGGTTCTGGGATACCCTTATCTTAGAGGCAGGGTAGTCCCGATCAACTGGGACCTGGTCGATATAAAGATGGCCTACCGCTACCTTGAGCTGATGGACCTTTCAAAGCTGCCATTGTTCAGGCAGGGGCGATCTATGTTCGTTGGCTCAAGCAACCCCAATATCTCGGCCTTTGCAAGGCAATGGGAAGATCAAACGGCTGTAATTGCGGCCAACCTGGCAAGCGGCCCCGACCACATGAGCGACAGGACCTGGGGTTATCTTGATGTGCGAGGGCTTGGCATTCCGGGAAACGGGCAGTTTACACTTGTGGACATGGCCACCAATTCAATACTTGCAAAACCTCGGGCAAGCGAAGTGCATGCAAACGGCCTTCTGGTGGCGCTGTATCCCAGGCAGGCTCAGATAATCGGGGTTTTGTCCGGACATTGA
- a CDS encoding MlaD family protein: MSTQARVGAVLVTALVLLAALVSWKSAIFLKFSGYELTGSFQNIEGLTVGSEIRYRGFKVGKVMRIDPGTQEIRIYGVIDKHIKFPADSELRVAFDGLVGLKYLEITPGVSETVYNPDQVLYGKKTSGIVDFVDIGAQNLVETKRIFMAIREFVEDNKIREAFTNAVFNVEKATVEINRLTEQLQMATAGINKIVADKGFQENVKGTIASTNKTLTSANEFFENFGQIRLKPSADVLFGGRSNQIKGNLDISQNERNTWMIALGEGPTRNLALLDLQISSAVSKTGALRIGMINTHLGGGIDFRPNNNWLLSGDIYDFNNPKPNNPKLRFTTYYRVSDFVNMILQADDFINSGSGNYSIGVRVKAAGD; the protein is encoded by the coding sequence ATGTCAACTCAAGCAAGGGTCGGGGCGGTTTTGGTCACGGCGCTTGTCCTTTTGGCGGCGCTGGTCAGCTGGAAAAGCGCTATATTCCTCAAGTTTAGCGGTTATGAATTGACGGGATCGTTCCAGAATATCGAGGGGCTGACTGTCGGTTCCGAGATAAGGTACAGAGGTTTTAAGGTGGGCAAGGTAATGCGGATCGATCCCGGAACGCAGGAAATACGCATCTACGGGGTCATAGACAAGCACATTAAATTTCCGGCGGATTCTGAGCTTAGGGTGGCTTTTGACGGTCTTGTGGGGCTCAAATACCTGGAAATAACCCCCGGAGTTTCAGAAACCGTCTATAACCCCGACCAGGTCCTTTACGGCAAAAAAACATCAGGCATAGTTGACTTTGTCGATATTGGAGCACAGAACCTGGTCGAGACCAAAAGGATCTTTATGGCAATAAGGGAGTTTGTTGAGGACAATAAGATACGGGAGGCTTTTACCAACGCGGTCTTTAATGTGGAAAAAGCAACGGTCGAGATAAACCGGCTCACCGAACAGCTTCAGATGGCAACTGCCGGGATAAACAAGATCGTTGCCGACAAAGGATTTCAGGAGAATGTGAAAGGAACGATAGCTTCTACCAACAAGACCCTGACTTCAGCCAATGAATTTTTTGAAAATTTTGGTCAGATAAGGCTCAAACCCAGTGCGGATGTGCTTTTTGGGGGGCGTTCCAACCAGATCAAGGGTAATCTTGATATCAGCCAGAACGAACGCAATACCTGGATGATAGCCCTTGGCGAAGGGCCTACGCGCAACCTTGCGCTGCTTGACCTTCAAATATCCAGTGCTGTATCAAAGACCGGAGCACTAAGGATTGGCATGATAAACACCCATCTAGGCGGCGGCATCGACTTTAGGCCAAACAACAACTGGCTGTTAAGCGGCGATATCTACGACTTTAACAACCCAAAGCCGAACAATCCAAAGCTTCGCTTTACGACCTATTACAGGGTCTCTGATTTCGTCAATATGATCCTTCAAGCCGACGACTTCATAAACAGCGGCAGCGGCAACTACTCCATAGGCGTAAGGGTGAAAGCGGCAGGGGACTAG
- a CDS encoding ATP-binding cassette domain-containing protein produces the protein MIKLSGVTKEFPGKKVLDNVFLEIPDGQKLAVIGPSGCGKSTLLRLLVRLSRVSRGSIFVDGRDVTLLEGDPLIKARKAFGFVFQTSALFDSLSVYENVAFGLRQQNELTEDRISKIVKERLEMVDLSGTEKLMPSELSGGMQKRVSLARAIATDPKIILYDEPTTGLDPITSTVIEDLINKLAVRFKATSIIVTHQMTTVYRTCDRVLMLHEGKFIETGNVKQTIASIDPVVSNFIKGGL, from the coding sequence ATGATAAAACTTTCAGGAGTAACAAAAGAGTTCCCCGGAAAAAAAGTGCTGGACAATGTTTTTCTGGAGATACCGGACGGTCAAAAACTTGCAGTTATAGGCCCTTCCGGCTGCGGCAAAAGCACCCTCCTTCGCCTTCTTGTAAGGCTTTCGCGTGTTTCAAGGGGGTCTATTTTTGTGGACGGCAGGGATGTCACGCTTCTTGAGGGGGACCCTCTCATAAAGGCAAGAAAGGCCTTTGGTTTTGTGTTCCAAACTTCCGCCCTTTTTGATTCTCTTTCGGTCTACGAAAATGTCGCTTTTGGGCTGCGCCAGCAGAATGAATTAACAGAGGACCGGATCTCAAAGATAGTAAAAGAAAGGCTGGAGATGGTCGACCTCAGCGGCACAGAAAAACTCATGCCCTCCGAGCTTTCCGGAGGGATGCAAAAAAGGGTCAGCCTGGCCAGGGCTATCGCGACCGATCCCAAGATAATACTATATGACGAGCCTACAACGGGACTGGACCCGATCACTTCCACCGTTATAGAAGACCTTATAAACAAGCTTGCGGTAAGGTTCAAAGCCACCTCAATAATAGTGACCCACCAGATGACCACTGTGTACCGCACCTGCGACAGGGTCCTTATGCTTCATGAAGGCAAATTTATCGAGACCGGGAATGTCAAGCAAACGATAGCTTCCATTGATCCGGTCGTCAGCAATTTCATTAAAGGAGGTCTGTAA
- a CDS encoding ABC transporter permease encodes MKQNLSQVFKDGYLKTMEQIGGVFLLFWEAASGILSKRADVRNSFDQMSRIGIDSIPVALTTAIFVGMVFAVQIANEFVKFGAGKMVGGVMALAVAREIAPVLTAVVIAGRVGASIAAELGTMKVTQQVDAINMLGTNHVRYLVIPRLIALSVMLPVLTLFADVIGFLGSFLVSVLLVGINPYGFLETAGAFLKTGDVVGGVFKAFVFGMIIASISCYKGLKAKNGAKGVGESTTSAVVSSLITVFIFNYFMSVMLFK; translated from the coding sequence ATGAAACAAAATTTGTCGCAAGTGTTCAAAGACGGCTATCTGAAAACAATGGAACAGATCGGAGGCGTCTTTCTGCTGTTTTGGGAAGCCGCCTCAGGCATTTTGAGCAAGAGGGCTGATGTCCGTAACTCCTTTGACCAGATGAGCCGTATCGGAATTGACTCTATCCCGGTTGCGCTTACTACAGCTATATTTGTCGGCATGGTTTTTGCCGTACAGATAGCCAATGAATTTGTTAAGTTCGGTGCGGGAAAGATGGTCGGAGGCGTTATGGCTCTTGCTGTTGCAAGAGAGATAGCCCCGGTGCTTACCGCAGTAGTCATCGCGGGCAGGGTTGGCGCTTCCATTGCGGCTGAACTCGGGACCATGAAAGTGACCCAACAGGTCGATGCTATAAACATGCTGGGGACCAACCATGTCCGCTATCTGGTGATCCCGAGGCTGATAGCTCTTTCTGTAATGCTGCCTGTCCTGACCCTGTTTGCCGATGTGATAGGGTTTCTTGGTTCCTTTCTGGTGTCGGTACTTCTGGTAGGTATAAATCCTTACGGTTTTCTTGAGACCGCGGGGGCTTTTCTTAAAACTGGAGATGTGGTGGGAGGGGTCTTTAAAGCATTTGTTTTTGGCATGATAATTGCCTCGATCTCCTGCTATAAGGGGCTTAAGGCAAAGAACGGCGCCAAGGGGGTAGGGGAGTCTACCACCAGCGCGGTCGTGTCTTCGCTCATAACCGTTTTTATCTTTAATTATTTCATGTCGGTGATGCTTTTTAAGTAA
- a CDS encoding NAD(P)H-hydrate dehydratase, whose amino-acid sequence MLNKYCKPITSKEMKALDRWAIEELGIPQPVLMENAGKKVFDAVKDNIGSPERVCVVCGKGNNGGDARIAARYLKNSGMEVRMFEAEKDNISALPQMLKGCRLVIDGLFGIGLDRNPEGVYAEVITLINSGKRTEGFKVVAVDIPSGLDADSGNPRGLCVEADLTVTFHLPKVGMVKDFAPSKIGKLVVADIGIPYDNFQCQISNSRSKNGPNVIDVEYVKRCLPERRFDCNKGDNGRVMIFAGSKGMSGAAMLAGMAALRSGAGLVYLSVPAEIQNYINVSVPEIITLADVAPKKAASYKLKAAGVGPGIGKGKKRLLKDLIKTDLNCPLIIDADGLNSIADDTAVLLKKKNPIILTPHPGEMARLLGITVEKVQQDRSGTAIRTAKDLDAVVVLKGANTVIADPSGKHLVNRTGNPGLATAGTGDVLTGMICSFAAQGMEAFFAAACAVFVHGLCADTVAVNKGYRGIIASDIIDALPFVINSLTGTA is encoded by the coding sequence GTGTTAAACAAATACTGCAAACCAATAACCTCCAAAGAAATGAAGGCCCTGGACCGGTGGGCCATAGAAGAGCTTGGCATTCCGCAGCCAGTGCTTATGGAAAATGCGGGCAAAAAGGTCTTTGACGCGGTAAAGGACAATATCGGCAGCCCGGAACGCGTTTGTGTAGTCTGCGGAAAAGGGAATAACGGAGGGGATGCAAGGATCGCGGCAAGATACCTTAAAAATAGCGGTATGGAAGTAAGGATGTTTGAAGCCGAAAAAGACAACATAAGCGCGCTTCCTCAGATGCTTAAGGGCTGCAGGTTGGTTATAGACGGCTTGTTTGGTATTGGCCTAGATAGGAATCCCGAAGGTGTTTATGCCGAGGTTATAACCTTGATCAATAGCGGAAAGCGTACTGAGGGATTCAAAGTGGTGGCGGTCGACATACCCTCCGGCCTTGATGCCGACAGCGGAAACCCAAGGGGTTTATGTGTTGAGGCTGACCTGACCGTGACCTTTCATCTGCCAAAAGTTGGAATGGTCAAGGACTTTGCGCCATCAAAGATCGGCAAGCTTGTGGTCGCGGATATAGGAATACCATACGATAATTTCCAATGTCAAATTTCCAATTCCCGATCAAAAAATGGACCAAATGTTATTGATGTCGAATATGTGAAGAGATGCCTTCCGGAGCGAAGGTTCGACTGCAATAAAGGCGACAATGGAAGGGTGATGATATTTGCGGGGTCAAAAGGCATGAGCGGCGCTGCAATGCTGGCGGGCATGGCTGCGCTTCGTTCCGGGGCCGGACTTGTTTATCTTTCTGTCCCGGCCGAGATACAGAACTACATAAATGTCTCTGTTCCGGAGATCATAACACTGGCGGATGTTGCCCCCAAAAAAGCAGCATCCTATAAATTGAAAGCGGCAGGCGTGGGGCCAGGCATAGGTAAAGGTAAAAAGCGCCTTCTAAAAGACCTAATAAAGACCGACCTAAATTGCCCGCTGATAATAGATGCGGACGGGCTGAACTCTATAGCGGACGATACGGCTGTTCTGCTCAAAAAAAAGAACCCAATTATTTTGACCCCGCATCCTGGAGAGATGGCCAGGCTTCTGGGGATCACTGTTGAAAAAGTGCAGCAAGACCGTAGCGGCACAGCCATTCGCACTGCAAAGGACCTGGATGCCGTCGTTGTCCTAAAAGGCGCCAATACCGTGATAGCAGACCCTTCCGGTAAGCATTTGGTAAACCGTACAGGAAATCCCGGGTTGGCGACAGCGGGAACGGGAGATGTGCTTACCGGCATGATCTGCAGCTTTGCTGCTCAGGGCATGGAGGCTTTTTTTGCTGCGGCATGCGCTGTCTTTGTCCATGGACTGTGCGCGGACACGGTAGCAGTTAACAAAGGTTATAGGGGAATTATAGCTTCTGATATAATTGATGCGTTACCTTTTGTCATCAATTCATTGACAGGGACGGCATGA
- a CDS encoding citrate synthase, which produces MEESKKDHLIQKLRDKCDANNNISQDLFKKYNVKRGLRNEDGSGVLVGLTKIASVIGYEKIDEDLIPVEGHLSYRGIDLFDIVSGIQQEDRFGYEEVAYLLLFGELPKKREFRDFLDEFSLQRHLPENFTRDIILNFRSRNIMNSLARAVLALYSSDDNADDLSLENQIRQAISLVAKFPVIIAHAYHAMHSKFSGATLFIQPPNNELMTAENFFYMLRKDHAFTKTEASVLDIALILHADHGGGNNSTFATRVTSSSGTDAYSAIGGAIASLKGPLHGAANLYVMNMMDDIKKNVKDWNDKDEIKNYVSKLIRCEAGDRAGKIYGFGHAVYTKSDPRAVILKEYAKKLAKEKGMEKELALYLNLEELVPATFAEVKQSAKIISPNVDFFSGFVYTCLGISPDLYTPLFAMARISGWMAHRIEELMISKRIIRPAYKSVASKKKYQTMEKRR; this is translated from the coding sequence ATGGAAGAAAGCAAGAAGGACCATCTTATCCAGAAACTCCGCGATAAGTGTGACGCGAACAACAATATAAGCCAGGACCTTTTTAAGAAATACAACGTCAAAAGAGGACTGAGGAACGAGGACGGCTCCGGCGTTCTTGTGGGCCTCACCAAGATCGCATCTGTTATCGGCTATGAAAAGATCGATGAGGACCTTATCCCGGTGGAAGGCCACCTTTCTTACAGGGGTATAGACCTTTTTGATATAGTCTCGGGTATCCAGCAGGAGGACCGATTCGGCTACGAAGAAGTGGCCTACCTTCTTCTGTTCGGCGAACTGCCAAAAAAAAGGGAGTTCAGGGACTTTCTTGACGAGTTCTCCCTCCAGCGCCATCTACCCGAGAATTTCACGCGGGATATAATCCTTAACTTCCGCTCAAGGAATATAATGAACAGCCTGGCAAGGGCTGTCCTGGCACTTTACAGCAGCGACGACAATGCTGACGACCTGTCGCTGGAAAACCAGATAAGGCAGGCCATTTCCCTTGTGGCCAAATTCCCGGTCATAATAGCCCATGCCTATCACGCAATGCATTCAAAGTTCAGCGGGGCCACTCTTTTCATCCAGCCGCCGAATAACGAACTGATGACCGCCGAGAACTTTTTCTACATGCTAAGAAAGGACCATGCCTTCACAAAAACGGAAGCAAGCGTTCTTGACATTGCGCTCATCCTGCACGCTGACCACGGCGGAGGCAACAATTCAACATTTGCCACAAGAGTCACCTCCTCCAGCGGAACGGATGCTTATTCGGCCATAGGAGGTGCTATTGCCTCGCTAAAAGGTCCTCTTCACGGAGCAGCCAACCTCTATGTCATGAACATGATGGACGACATAAAGAAGAACGTGAAAGACTGGAACGACAAGGACGAAATAAAGAATTACGTGTCTAAACTTATAAGATGCGAAGCCGGGGACAGGGCCGGGAAGATCTACGGGTTTGGGCACGCGGTATACACAAAGTCCGACCCGAGGGCTGTGATATTAAAGGAATACGCAAAGAAGCTCGCAAAAGAGAAAGGGATGGAAAAAGAGCTTGCTCTTTACCTCAATCTCGAAGAACTGGTACCCGCGACTTTTGCCGAAGTCAAGCAGTCAGCAAAGATAATCTCTCCGAATGTGGACTTTTTCTCCGGGTTCGTCTACACCTGCCTGGGGATCTCGCCTGACCTCTACACTCCCCTCTTTGCTATGGCGCGCATTTCCGGCTGGATGGCGCACAGGATTGAAGAACTGATGATCTCAAAGCGCATAATCCGCCCGGCCTACAAAAGCGTCGCTTCCAAAAAGAAGTATCAGACGATGGAAAAGAGAAGATAA